The Pirellulales bacterium genome has a segment encoding these proteins:
- a CDS encoding PAS domain S-box protein, with translation MHQFRSFCRVVLVALATTALIVPLRHFVFVQILDLRAPFLPFLVAVVSATWIAGLWSGLCATLFSAAVVAYQMIVREGIRDIPTSYVSRFLIFIVIGALVSWLLAALHTAQRRMVRRQRQLAREVTERRKAVAAERTHRQQLAVEINRRAEAEQAVREREERMRMAVDSADIGTWDFNPVTGERNWSERAKIMFGLAPDADVSDVSYLDRIHPDDRAMANEAVQRAMDPDGNGRYEIECRLLLPDAAIRWFVVKGQAFFAGENESRHAIRFIGTLMETTERKKAEQALRQAEERYRKLATHAPVGIFHTDDQGRCLFVNEAWCAIVGVDAEQSMGDGWARFLHPEDRQRVVMEWKDAARNSLNQASEFRFLNQHTGTRWVAASAIALQDDAGTVTEFVGTIVDLTDRKAVEDVIRADEARLRSVLDNTPAVISLKDLQGRYVLVNRVWEETYGVRNDDIVGRTNFDLLSMTKSDHMSQGIAERFATLERQVIDTGAPIEFEDPVPDGEDQRLFVTVKFPIKDATAAITGVGGISIDITERRKAIDAVEAERTLLRQTLELQDHERQIIAYEIHDGLIQYAAGALMQLESMRFQETFKPAADSINSLVGNLRRAVAEGRRIMNGIRTPVLDGLGVVAALEHLIHEEDRAHVRVEFIKDEAIERMDPRIEEAIYRITQEALTNIGKHSQSKSVRVELGRRGGRVHLEVRDWGVGFAAAKRLKGTYGLRGMTERARIVGGMCQIESTPGYGTRVVVDLPYQPGMR, from the coding sequence ATGCATCAGTTCAGGTCTTTCTGTCGAGTTGTCCTCGTTGCTCTGGCTACCACTGCCCTGATCGTGCCGCTGCGGCACTTCGTTTTCGTGCAAATCCTGGATCTCAGGGCGCCGTTTCTGCCGTTCCTGGTCGCCGTCGTGTCGGCAACCTGGATTGCGGGGCTATGGTCCGGATTGTGCGCCACCCTGTTCAGCGCAGCCGTTGTCGCCTACCAAATGATCGTGCGAGAGGGGATCCGCGACATTCCGACATCCTACGTTTCCCGATTTCTCATCTTTATCGTCATCGGCGCGCTGGTTAGTTGGCTGCTCGCCGCATTGCACACGGCGCAGCGGCGGATGGTTCGCAGGCAGCGACAGCTCGCGCGCGAAGTGACCGAGCGGCGCAAGGCTGTCGCTGCCGAGAGGACGCACCGACAGCAATTAGCCGTCGAAATCAATCGTCGCGCGGAGGCCGAGCAGGCGGTGCGCGAGCGCGAAGAGCGGATGCGGATGGCCGTGGACTCGGCCGACATTGGGACTTGGGACTTCAACCCCGTAACCGGCGAACGCAACTGGTCAGAACGCGCAAAAATCATGTTCGGCCTGGCACCTGACGCCGACGTCAGCGATGTATCCTACCTGGACCGGATTCACCCGGATGATCGCGCAATGGCGAACGAGGCCGTGCAAAGGGCGATGGATCCCGACGGAAACGGGCGCTACGAGATCGAATGCCGTTTGCTCTTGCCCGACGCGGCGATTCGATGGTTTGTTGTCAAGGGGCAGGCATTCTTCGCGGGTGAAAACGAGAGTCGTCACGCGATTCGGTTCATCGGCACGCTGATGGAGACCACCGAGCGCAAGAAGGCCGAACAAGCATTGCGGCAGGCCGAGGAACGATATCGCAAGCTGGCGACGCATGCGCCAGTCGGTATTTTTCACACCGACGACCAAGGACGGTGCCTGTTTGTAAATGAAGCCTGGTGCGCCATCGTGGGGGTCGATGCCGAACAGTCCATGGGGGATGGCTGGGCGAGATTTCTCCATCCCGAAGATCGGCAGCGCGTCGTCATGGAATGGAAAGACGCGGCGCGTAACAGTCTTAACCAAGCCTCGGAATTCCGTTTCCTGAATCAACACACCGGCACACGTTGGGTCGCCGCCTCGGCGATTGCTTTGCAGGACGATGCGGGCACGGTGACGGAGTTTGTCGGCACCATCGTCGATCTAACCGACCGCAAGGCCGTGGAAGACGTCATCCGCGCCGACGAGGCACGCTTGCGGTCTGTTCTGGACAACACGCCCGCGGTTATTTCGCTCAAAGACCTCCAGGGGCGCTATGTTTTGGTCAATCGTGTCTGGGAGGAAACGTACGGCGTGCGCAATGACGACATCGTTGGTCGCACCAATTTCGATCTGCTCTCCATGACCAAATCGGATCATATGTCACAGGGCATTGCCGAACGGTTTGCCACGCTCGAACGTCAGGTTATCGACACCGGCGCGCCCATCGAGTTCGAAGATCCTGTCCCCGACGGTGAGGACCAAAGACTATTTGTCACGGTCAAGTTCCCCATTAAGGATGCCACCGCGGCGATCACCGGCGTGGGCGGAATTTCCATTGATATTACCGAGCGCCGCAAGGCGATCGATGCCGTCGAAGCCGAGCGGACTCTTCTCCGTCAGACACTGGAATTGCAGGATCACGAGCGACAGATCATCGCTTACGAAATTCACGACGGCCTGATTCAGTATGCCGCCGGTGCCTTGATGCAATTGGAATCGATGCGTTTTCAAGAGACGTTCAAGCCGGCTGCCGATTCGATCAACAGTCTCGTCGGGAACCTGCGCCGCGCGGTGGCCGAAGGCCGCCGCATCATGAATGGCATTCGGACACCCGTTCTCGACGGTCTGGGCGTAGTGGCAGCCTTGGAGCATCTCATTCACGAAGAAGATCGGGCCCATGTGCGCGTCGAATTCATCAAGGACGAGGCCATCGAAAGGATGGATCCTAGGATCGAAGAGGCCATTTACCGCATCACTCAAGAGGCCTTGACGAACATCGGCAAGCATAGCCAGAGCAAAAGTGTTCGTGTTGAACTCGGGCGCCGCGGAGGCCGTGTGCATCTCGAAGTTCGGGACTGGGGCGTGGGCTTTGCCGCCGCCAAGCGTTTGAAAGGAACTTACGGTCTTCGCGGGATGACCGAGCGTGCCCGAATTGTCGGCGGCATGTGCCAAATTGAGAGCACCCCGGGCTATGGGACGCGCGTTGTCGTAGACTTGCCCTATCAGCCCGGCATGCGATAA
- a CDS encoding sigma-70 family RNA polymerase sigma factor, with product MSVDPKDSPEFGRNVDDWMVAARQGCQQSLGDLLTTCRDYLLLVAEKEIPCDLRAKVGASDLVQETLLAAQRNFVRFEGHEPEQLLRWLRAILILRLADLNRHYRQTRKRDVSRETAREISAQVEPYAKVESPSGIAIRAEAQASFERALASLPAHYQRVIVLRNLEHRSFVEIAHEIGRSPDATRKLWFRAIACLQQCYGGGAR from the coding sequence ATGTCTGTTGACCCAAAAGACTCTCCCGAATTCGGCCGCAACGTCGATGACTGGATGGTGGCAGCCCGTCAGGGTTGCCAGCAGTCCCTTGGCGATCTGTTGACGACCTGTCGTGACTACTTGCTGCTAGTTGCCGAGAAGGAGATCCCCTGCGATTTACGCGCCAAGGTCGGAGCCTCGGACTTAGTACAAGAGACGTTACTGGCGGCGCAGCGCAATTTCGTTCGCTTCGAGGGGCATGAACCCGAGCAGCTGTTGCGCTGGCTGCGGGCGATCCTTATCTTACGACTGGCGGATCTCAATCGGCACTACCGTCAGACGCGCAAGCGAGATGTCTCGCGCGAGACCGCTCGCGAAATTTCGGCACAGGTCGAACCATACGCCAAAGTCGAATCTCCCAGCGGCATTGCCATTCGCGCCGAGGCACAAGCCAGCTTCGAACGTGCGCTGGCCAGCCTGCCTGCACATTATCAGCGGGTGATCGTCTTGCGGAATCTGGAGCATCGGTCTTTCGTCGAGATCGCGCATGAGATCGGAAGATCTCCCGACGCGACACGCAAGCTGTGGTTTCGGGCAATCGCCTGTCTGCAGCAGTGTTACGGGGGGGGCGCCCGATGA
- a CDS encoding serine/threonine-protein kinase has translation MNDDFRALTPEEERLLELLVEYDEALEEGTCLAGATPTPPDLDPEMAELFESGQRVLELLAAIRELMAADQPPLCEGAAPPSDVASWVGDFETVLRMVRHDDVDMPQRLGRFLILRELGRGGHGLVLLAHDPILKRHVALKLPRPEALLSRSLRRRFLREAQAAARLTHPNLVSVYEVGEIGPICYIASAYCAGPTLAAWMQLQTDAIAPQLAARIIEQLAQAISYAHEQNILHRDLKPSNVLLEPQLRDECETDVVAVHKALWDYVPKVADFGLAKLSEEDSDGTSTRQGRPLGTPAYMSPEQAEGRLSEVGPATDVYSLGAMLYELLSRKAVFRGATDLDTLRKVLVEEPMSLRKLRRDVPPDLEAICFKCLEKKPAARYASCAALATDLHKFLASMPTDARPLTGLQRATRWTSRNRSVAALLATVMALLLGITTIATVAAVRIGRARDEAERIALREHAAREEANRALSAEQESFALAKLAEQQADIAREAAEAESATSSQISDYLAEVFLAADPIGTGRLGFRLGDEIGRQLTLRDLLDRSAQRARTAFKDQPQARAKLLDTLGKVYSNLGEMERAEPLLREAYTMRCQNPDQQMELASSLLNMGVLLRWKGDYGEAEQYLRQALELRRTIFGPDHINAAEVEFALAWALFETDRFGDERDAARKVECEQLIRHTLEVQRRQLGNNHRDVGLTLSVYTLYLYFMDRNDEAQRMAIASAGVVMQQEGGQALGRGLLEYQRAAHSRGQNRIADAEAAYRASLRTIGEVLGESHPAKVLVMRELAGMLLDQGRVADAEVVGRAALEIGFRVFPQGHPQLSELLLKGADIIESQGKTDEAVSFIERRANIKARVENASLADALRGKLRIVAFRLNQGHLDDAAALLNEVREASKDLPSPESFAISERALYRWLQGVLAGLRGNLEEQERIGRECLTMDNIAFETRDAIEVGMAGVIQTLRPDDNQVDQLLYEPSRGWTASLTASHPHRVMRHLTRVQMLIHQQRLDEAEPLLQMAHGFAHGKTIPGSYFQGLADSLMGSWLAAHDQSAEAEKYLLAGVKNLRVSRGDGHPLTLDAQARLTRFYQETNRAAAAETGPTPAAH, from the coding sequence ATGAATGATGATTTTCGCGCGCTGACCCCGGAAGAGGAGCGTCTACTCGAGCTACTCGTCGAGTACGACGAGGCCTTGGAAGAGGGGACGTGTCTGGCCGGAGCGACGCCGACCCCCCCGGACCTTGACCCAGAGATGGCGGAGTTGTTCGAGAGCGGTCAACGCGTGCTGGAACTTTTGGCGGCGATTCGAGAACTTATGGCGGCGGACCAGCCGCCCTTGTGCGAAGGCGCGGCGCCGCCAAGCGACGTGGCGTCTTGGGTGGGCGACTTTGAGACCGTCTTGCGAATGGTGCGACATGACGACGTCGACATGCCGCAACGGTTGGGGCGCTTCCTCATCCTGCGGGAATTGGGGAGAGGTGGCCACGGGCTGGTGCTGTTAGCCCACGATCCAATCTTGAAGCGGCATGTGGCCCTGAAGCTACCGCGTCCCGAAGCGCTGTTGTCGCGCTCCTTGCGACGGCGTTTCTTACGCGAAGCACAGGCTGCCGCAAGGCTGACACACCCTAACCTCGTTTCGGTGTACGAAGTCGGCGAGATCGGCCCGATTTGCTATATCGCGTCGGCATATTGTGCCGGCCCGACGCTGGCAGCGTGGATGCAACTGCAGACAGACGCGATCGCGCCGCAACTTGCCGCCCGCATCATAGAGCAGCTCGCCCAGGCGATTTCCTATGCCCACGAGCAGAACATTCTGCATCGCGATCTGAAGCCGAGCAACGTGCTTTTGGAACCTCAGTTGAGGGACGAGTGCGAAACGGATGTTGTGGCTGTACACAAGGCCCTCTGGGACTACGTGCCGAAAGTAGCAGACTTCGGACTGGCCAAGCTCAGCGAAGAGGACTCCGACGGAACGTCGACGCGACAGGGTCGTCCGCTGGGTACGCCCGCCTACATGTCGCCCGAGCAAGCCGAAGGCCGGCTGTCGGAAGTAGGGCCCGCGACGGATGTCTATTCACTTGGCGCGATGCTGTACGAATTATTGTCGCGCAAAGCGGTGTTCCGTGGCGCGACCGATCTCGACACGCTGCGCAAGGTGCTGGTCGAGGAACCAATGTCGCTGCGCAAGCTGCGTCGCGACGTGCCGCCGGATCTGGAAGCGATTTGCTTCAAATGCCTGGAGAAAAAGCCCGCGGCGCGCTACGCGTCATGTGCTGCCCTGGCGACCGACCTACACAAGTTTCTGGCGTCGATGCCTACCGACGCCCGACCATTGACGGGTCTGCAGCGCGCCACACGCTGGACGAGTCGCAATCGTAGCGTGGCTGCGCTACTCGCGACCGTGATGGCCCTGTTGCTCGGCATCACGACGATCGCCACTGTGGCGGCGGTGCGTATCGGTCGCGCGCGCGACGAAGCCGAACGTATCGCGTTACGGGAGCATGCCGCGCGCGAGGAAGCCAATCGTGCCCTGTCGGCAGAACAAGAGTCCTTTGCCCTCGCCAAACTTGCCGAACAGCAGGCCGACATCGCTCGCGAGGCTGCCGAAGCCGAGTCTGCGACCTCGTCGCAAATCTCGGATTACCTTGCCGAAGTATTTCTAGCGGCCGATCCGATCGGCACGGGGCGGCTCGGTTTTCGCTTGGGGGACGAAATCGGTCGACAATTAACCCTGCGCGATTTGCTCGATCGCAGTGCGCAACGGGCGCGAACGGCCTTCAAGGACCAACCGCAGGCACGCGCCAAGCTACTCGATACGCTGGGCAAGGTTTACAGCAACCTGGGAGAGATGGAACGCGCCGAACCACTTTTGCGCGAAGCGTACACGATGCGCTGCCAGAATCCAGACCAGCAAATGGAGTTGGCTTCCAGCCTGCTCAACATGGGTGTACTGCTGCGCTGGAAGGGAGACTACGGCGAGGCTGAGCAGTATCTTCGCCAGGCGCTGGAACTGCGTCGGACTATATTCGGCCCAGATCATATTAATGCCGCCGAAGTGGAATTTGCCCTCGCCTGGGCTCTGTTCGAGACCGATCGTTTTGGCGACGAACGAGACGCCGCGCGGAAGGTCGAGTGCGAACAACTCATTCGCCACACGCTCGAGGTGCAGCGCCGCCAACTCGGCAACAACCATCGCGACGTCGGGCTGACCTTGTCTGTATACACGTTGTATTTGTATTTCATGGACCGGAACGACGAAGCGCAGCGCATGGCCATCGCCTCGGCGGGTGTCGTCATGCAGCAAGAAGGGGGGCAGGCGCTCGGACGAGGGCTGCTGGAATACCAGCGGGCGGCACACAGCCGAGGTCAGAATCGCATCGCGGACGCCGAAGCAGCGTATCGCGCCAGTCTGCGCACCATCGGAGAAGTCCTGGGCGAAAGTCATCCCGCCAAAGTACTGGTCATGCGCGAGCTGGCGGGGATGCTCCTCGATCAGGGGCGGGTCGCCGACGCCGAAGTCGTGGGGCGCGCGGCGCTCGAGATAGGATTCCGAGTGTTTCCGCAGGGGCACCCCCAGTTGTCCGAACTGCTGCTCAAGGGCGCCGATATTATTGAATCGCAGGGGAAGACTGACGAGGCTGTGTCGTTCATCGAGAGGCGTGCGAATATCAAGGCGCGAGTCGAGAATGCGTCCCTGGCGGACGCTCTGCGCGGCAAGCTCAGAATTGTCGCCTTCCGGCTGAATCAGGGACACCTGGATGACGCCGCAGCACTCCTGAACGAAGTTCGTGAAGCGTCCAAGGATCTGCCCTCGCCCGAATCCTTCGCCATTTCCGAACGCGCCCTGTATCGTTGGTTGCAAGGGGTGCTCGCAGGGTTGCGTGGTAATCTCGAAGAGCAAGAACGCATCGGTCGCGAATGCCTGACGATGGATAATATCGCCTTCGAGACCCGCGATGCCATCGAGGTCGGCATGGCCGGAGTCATTCAGACTCTGCGCCCTGACGATAACCAGGTCGATCAGCTGTTATACGAACCGTCTCGTGGCTGGACGGCGTCATTGACCGCATCGCACCCACACCGCGTGATGCGCCATCTGACCCGCGTGCAGATGCTTATCCACCAACAAAGGCTCGACGAGGCCGAGCCGCTGCTGCAAATGGCTCACGGTTTCGCACATGGCAAAACGATCCCGGGAAGCTATTTCCAAGGCCTTGCAGATAGCCTCATGGGAAGTTGGCTCGCCGCTCATGATCAGTCCGCAGAGGCCGAGAAGTATCTATTGGCCGGAGTGAAGAATCTCCGCGTCTCGCGCGGAGATGGGCACCCTCTCACCCTGGACGCCCAGGCGCGGCTCACGCGCTTCTATCAGGAAACGAATCGAGCCGCCGCAGCCGAAACAGGGCCGACCCCAGCCGCTCACTGA
- a CDS encoding protein kinase: MNHADPPGDLTPEEERLLDMLIAYDEALVAGVSPVGSTSAPAELQPGMADQLLRGQRLLELLAALNPSDDARPPAPPVVNEPPLLGVDALWHTLPEDGALPPQLGRFVILRELGRGGHGVVLLAHDPILKRHVALKVPRPENLLSASMRRRFVREAQTAARLTHPNLVSVYEVGEIGPVCYIASAYCPGPTLAEWIATRGTPVSPQLAARVIEQLALALQYAHEQNILHRDLKPSNVLLEPSVRGESAAASANEGRLNFVPKVTDFGLAKFAADSDEGTRTQTGSVLGTPAYMSPEQAEGRLADIGATTDVYALGTILHELLTGLAAFRGGTEIETLHKVLFEEAVPLRRLRRDVPADLEAICRKCMERKIESRYPSCAALAADLRRFLGGRPTLARPLTVPQRLAKWARRRPAVAALVAVSTLAAATIVAGSSLYTVRLGRALADSETRRVEADEHRADADRHRQQAEVNLDLAEKSRQEVIRQQQTTNQFVYGARMHQAYLALAQGDLRNVQELLGDYDPGAPGANLQEFSLRYLRHMVHGERQLRGHVGEVYAVKFSPDGRAVLSGGADGTIRFWDAVSGQLLRTIQAHESCTNDLSFSPDGRFLVSASCDDTLKLWDTSTWNQMATLSAHGGDVLCVAFSPDGRLIASGDTKGLTYIWSLDERCQPIILPSDGDCGAVNAVVWSADDQTLVVGQAKTSIRLFEIGTWKLLSRTKPSGTTTIALSADGRLQATNALNRIEDGEIRDVRSKELLATLTSQFGFIEKVIFSHDARQLFSCDESGLVRIWNLTADGRLDTNVSRNDQQTALSTRTLIGHTGRVQSLALAPNGGTLASASFDGTVRLWDLTARGDSVPMLSCRLRGSGFGSQYRVHLTSDLARLSIFASDMQIVDFDIRSGEQVRSRQLAPWTGHEFLFAPNGRQVITWRYKDTALLASPLDVAEPFEFNIPLCPITKQVVFSANGLRVATAGDDGFVRVRDLADGVERFAFQHGQGTQIAYDAAATRLALSSDGRLLARANIKPGLVDVDIGKRTEFPCLEKGVSGIHFSPDDSMLALRCGNGTIQLLNVAERSVIQRLRLSSPPTHLAFSADNRTLVVATLDGHITLWHTASGQQLASLLSHAGQVALLQFSEDNSALAALIVDSATNEANLHVWSTRD, encoded by the coding sequence ATGAATCATGCAGATCCTCCGGGCGATCTTACGCCGGAAGAAGAACGACTGCTCGACATGCTGATTGCCTACGACGAAGCGCTCGTCGCGGGCGTTTCACCGGTTGGCTCTACGTCGGCTCCGGCGGAGTTGCAGCCCGGGATGGCCGATCAACTGTTGCGTGGTCAGCGGCTCTTGGAGCTGTTGGCGGCACTCAATCCATCCGATGACGCGCGGCCCCCGGCACCGCCTGTTGTCAACGAACCGCCGCTGCTTGGCGTCGATGCACTTTGGCATACGTTGCCCGAGGACGGAGCGCTGCCCCCGCAGCTCGGGCGCTTCGTGATCCTGCGCGAGTTGGGGCGTGGCGGACACGGCGTTGTCCTACTGGCGCACGACCCGATCCTGAAGCGGCATGTGGCGCTGAAAGTGCCGCGGCCAGAGAATCTGCTGTCGGCCTCCATGCGGCGGCGTTTCGTGCGCGAAGCCCAGACTGCTGCGAGGCTGACACATCCAAACCTCGTCTCGGTCTATGAAGTGGGCGAGATCGGACCTGTCTGCTACATCGCCTCGGCCTACTGTCCCGGTCCAACATTGGCCGAATGGATCGCCACGCGCGGCACGCCCGTCTCCCCGCAGCTGGCCGCGCGCGTCATCGAGCAACTGGCTCTCGCACTGCAATACGCGCACGAGCAGAACATTCTGCACCGCGATTTGAAGCCAAGCAACGTGCTCTTGGAACCCTCGGTTCGCGGCGAGTCTGCGGCAGCGTCCGCCAACGAGGGTCGCCTGAATTTTGTTCCCAAGGTTACAGATTTTGGGCTGGCGAAGTTTGCCGCCGATTCTGACGAAGGCACACGGACTCAAACGGGCAGCGTGTTGGGAACGCCCGCGTACATGTCGCCGGAGCAGGCCGAAGGACGGCTCGCCGACATCGGCGCCACGACCGACGTTTATGCGCTGGGTACAATCTTGCACGAGTTGCTCACAGGTTTGGCGGCCTTTCGTGGCGGGACGGAAATCGAGACTCTGCACAAGGTGCTCTTCGAAGAGGCCGTGCCACTGCGACGATTGCGCCGCGACGTGCCGGCCGATCTCGAGGCGATTTGTCGCAAGTGCATGGAGCGGAAGATTGAATCGCGCTATCCGTCGTGTGCCGCATTGGCCGCTGACTTGCGTCGTTTCCTCGGGGGGCGCCCCACGCTTGCTCGGCCGCTAACCGTACCGCAACGGCTGGCCAAATGGGCGCGCCGCCGGCCCGCCGTTGCCGCCCTGGTCGCCGTCAGCACGCTGGCGGCAGCCACGATAGTCGCCGGTTCGTCGCTGTATACCGTGCGACTTGGAAGGGCACTGGCCGACAGCGAGACACGTCGTGTCGAGGCTGACGAGCATCGGGCCGACGCAGACCGCCATCGGCAGCAAGCGGAAGTGAATCTTGACCTGGCTGAGAAAAGCCGCCAAGAAGTGATTCGACAGCAGCAAACAACAAATCAATTCGTCTACGGCGCGCGCATGCATCAGGCCTACCTGGCTCTGGCTCAGGGGGACCTACGCAACGTCCAGGAACTACTTGGCGATTACGACCCCGGGGCACCCGGGGCAAATTTGCAAGAGTTCTCCTTGCGCTATTTGAGGCATATGGTGCATGGCGAACGGCAGCTTCGTGGGCACGTGGGAGAAGTTTATGCCGTGAAGTTTTCTCCTGACGGCCGCGCAGTATTATCCGGCGGCGCCGATGGCACAATTCGTTTCTGGGACGCTGTCAGCGGACAACTGTTGCGGACCATTCAAGCGCACGAAAGCTGCACAAACGATTTGTCGTTCTCTCCGGATGGCCGGTTCTTGGTCAGTGCGAGCTGCGACGACACCCTCAAGCTTTGGGATACGTCGACTTGGAATCAGATGGCGACACTGTCGGCGCATGGCGGAGACGTTCTGTGCGTCGCATTTTCCCCGGATGGCCGGCTGATCGCCAGTGGAGACACCAAGGGATTGACCTATATATGGTCGCTCGACGAGCGGTGCCAACCCATCATTTTGCCGAGCGACGGAGATTGCGGCGCGGTCAATGCCGTCGTGTGGAGCGCCGATGACCAGACGCTCGTCGTTGGTCAGGCGAAGACTTCGATTCGTCTCTTCGAGATCGGAACTTGGAAGCTTCTCTCACGCACAAAGCCAAGCGGCACAACGACGATCGCGTTGTCGGCAGATGGCCGGTTACAGGCAACCAATGCGCTGAACCGAATCGAAGACGGCGAAATCCGCGATGTACGGTCCAAGGAACTGCTGGCCACTCTGACGAGCCAATTTGGCTTTATTGAAAAAGTCATTTTTTCCCATGATGCGCGACAACTGTTTTCCTGCGACGAGAGCGGCCTGGTGCGGATCTGGAACCTGACTGCCGATGGACGCTTGGATACCAACGTCAGTCGCAACGATCAGCAGACGGCGCTTTCGACGCGCACTCTTATTGGCCACACCGGACGTGTACAGAGCCTGGCACTCGCGCCCAATGGCGGAACGCTCGCGTCAGCGAGTTTCGACGGTACCGTGCGGCTGTGGGATTTGACAGCCCGCGGCGACTCGGTGCCTATGTTGAGCTGCCGGTTGCGAGGTTCGGGCTTTGGCTCGCAATATCGTGTCCATCTGACGTCCGACTTGGCGAGGCTATCAATCTTTGCGAGTGACATGCAGATCGTGGACTTCGATATCCGCAGCGGCGAGCAAGTACGCAGCCGGCAACTCGCTCCCTGGACCGGCCATGAATTTCTTTTCGCGCCGAATGGTCGCCAAGTCATTACTTGGCGATACAAGGACACCGCGCTATTAGCCTCTCCTCTGGACGTTGCCGAGCCGTTCGAATTCAACATCCCCCTTTGCCCTATTACAAAGCAAGTTGTATTTTCCGCGAATGGACTTCGGGTTGCTACAGCCGGGGACGACGGTTTTGTTCGTGTTCGAGACTTGGCCGATGGCGTCGAACGGTTTGCGTTTCAACACGGGCAAGGGACGCAAATAGCTTACGATGCCGCTGCCACTCGACTGGCCTTGTCCAGCGACGGTCGATTGTTAGCTCGGGCCAATATCAAACCTGGTCTCGTAGACGTTGATATCGGAAAGCGCACGGAGTTTCCGTGTCTTGAGAAAGGCGTCTCGGGCATCCATTTCTCCCCTGACGATAGCATGTTGGCACTTCGGTGCGGGAACGGCACAATACAATTGTTGAATGTTGCCGAGCGGAGCGTCATCCAGAGGTTGCGTTTGTCTTCGCCGCCCACGCATTTGGCGTTCAGCGCGGATAACAGAACGTTGGTGGTTGCCACACTCGACGGTCATATCACGCTTTGGCATACGGCCTCGGGCCAGCAATTGGCGTCGCTCCTGAGCCACGCTGGGCAAGTTGCTCTGCTTCAGTTTTCCGAAGATAACTCGGCGTTGGCCGCCCTGATCGTCGACTCCGCAACTAACGAGGCAAATCTGCACGTCTGGTCGACCCGCGACTAG